Part of the Mya arenaria isolate MELC-2E11 chromosome 8, ASM2691426v1 genome, TAGTTTACGATATTGACATATTAATACTGTACGCCTGTTAATGTAAATACTTCAAGAATGAGTTGAAAGATATTATTATGCATTTACCAAACATGTATCCATCAACTGACCAACCAAACAACCACGAACTAACCAACCCAATCatccaaccaaccaaccaaacaaccaaccaaccaaccaaccaaccaaccaaccaaccaaccaaccaaccaaccaacccaACCAACTAACCCAACCAACTAACCAacccaaccaaccaaccaacaaGTCAGTGGGTAAAGGTAAGTATGGTATCAACAAACAATGCATACAAGAAATACATAAGGATCCTAATGGTGTAATTgtaatttttgcgaaaatccatggaaacctgagttatacaagactgctgacaaaatttaagatctcattttttttaaaatatttttctaacgGAAATGTGAAaactacaatctgattttttttgtcagcaatcttttattggttggaagatgtttacgcaaaagtttgctcttttcaagacaaaaaataaattaaaaaaagttgtacaaattgtatatctgtgagagtgcagctttaaaacactGAGAGGAatttcataaatacatatacatatatataacaaagcTTGCCAATTTTCATAATGCCTATTACCATTTAAATCGCATTAACAATACATCAGGCAATGTCATTGTGAAATTTAAGTAGCAAActgatttaaatgataatgaagTCCATATTAACTAACACGAGGCCTCGAGTTAATGTAGGTTAACAatctcttttattatatatatggtatggacggttaatttttttaatatttataaaacacaataataatttataagttGTATCCTTGTAAGAATtcgtataatgtttgtttaataactcCCCACAGCCGTAACCTGAACGCGCACATTATATATGTGAATAACctcatgtattattttattaataattcagTGTCATTCGGAACCTCATTTATGATAActctatttattttatgaagacaCTGGGCGGGTTTCTAAGAATCAATTATGTGACTAAATATTTTCTCCGATTCAACATCAGAGGTCGAGTAAAAGGGATAAGCGCGCAAAATGCTTATGATGAGTAATCATCATATCCgaataagggaaataactgttaCATCCTTAGGCAGAATGAGGAGAGGAGTTATTCATCCTGATAGAAAGCAAACGCTGATTATTCTCTACATTTTGTTTCTCTCAAAAATAAAACGCAAGATGAACAGCGGTATATAGATCAAAAAGCTTTTGCAGCTGTTGTATTAATGACGCTCAATAACGCTCATATAAGGCGCATTTCTGAAGAAGTAAGAGATTACCGCGCAGGcggtacccccccccccccccgccccctaCATCTAGGATAACAAAGTAATAGAAAACGCCCAAAATGCACTTGCAATGGGTTGTAGCCCTTACTTATGTCccctttcattcaactttaattcCTGAACACGCCGCAGATTCGTGTGTCTAATCTAAACTAATCTTATCAGCATTGAGCATGTCCTTAAAATTTGCTAAGGATCGCCAAGATCTAAAAATTAGAATCTTTATATGTAAGCCATTGATTTTGGTACATGGActtacaattattttacaagATTAATTTGGTCTTTTATGAAGATATCTAAATCTGAACGGTAAATGCGCAAAATGAACCTTATCTTATAATGGTAAATATTCCTAAATCACCCAATATAAAAGTTGTTCATCGACCGAAATGTCACATTGTTAGAGTGGCAAATGATCCGAAATGACACATTGCTAGGATGGTAAAGGACAATATGTTGGAATGGTAAATGGTCGGAAATGACAACAAATTAGAATGACTAGTGGTCCAAAATAACCAAATGTTAGAATTGTAAATGGTCCTAAATTACACAATGTTACCATGATAAATGGTCCGAAATGACACaatatttgaatgataaactGGCTGGAATGTCTCAATATGAGAGTGATGAAATTTTAGTAAGGAAATATAATgtcatattcaaaatataatttgttagaTAAGATAAAGTTACGCAAGCGATTCCATGATTGTGCATTTTGAATAGCAATATcgtaattaaaacaattaatcttCTGCAAGTAATTCTATTTTAACGTCATTATAAAACGTACTGCATTCCGTTTGCATCCTATagtgaaaacgcaaaaatatagGTCATGTAAATGACGCAATGTTAGAACTGAACATCGACCGAAATTACCCAAAGTTTGAACTGACAGAATGTTAAAATGGACCAACATGACTTAAtgtttgatgtttgtatttgtttacaaaaggaATTTGCCAATGTCGATAAGCGCGTCTCTTCAGTATCTCTGTTCTGTCACCGAGTTTTGACTGCATTAATGTCAACGATGGTTCCACAGATAGTCTTTATTCATATAGTAAAAAGCTGAAAATACAAACACTGGAATTACCACTCAGGTaaaagaaaatggaaatgtgcTGCCGTTAGCCCCCACTGTGTTAGAATAAGTAATAACCGTCTAAATGTTATAAGTGAACAGATGAGATCCCATATTCTAGTATTAAATGAACACTAAACTGAGATCTATCCTGTTTACAACATAAATCCACAGCACACTGCAAAAGCATCATCTACTACTTTCTATTCAATATTAAATCCatttactgttaattgtaaatGAACATCATACTAAACAATAATCTAACACATTAAGGGCTAAGAACAACAGATCAAATAATCTTTACTCAAATTACAAGTAAATCCCATTACAAGAtctgtttaaatacaaataataaagcTAGATGGTTAATAACGATGCAAGGGAGGCAACTTCTGCAAGACCAAATCCCACGGACAGGGTTAAGCAAGTACTATCTCCCTTGAATATCAAGCTTCTCAAGAAATACACCGAATTAAAAGATTTACTAAACATCTCACGAGAGACACAGTTTAAATAGTgtttcaacttttaaacatcAACATGTTGACCATTACTGAACAACAACCGGTAATATTTGACTAcaagtaaatttacatgaaGAATTCTGCACAACAACAAGCATGGCCTCAAAGCTTGAGATTCAAGTTTACATTTTGAAGTAGATATAATGCATCATCATTGCACATTTATGTCTAGAAACAAAGATTAAACAGTATTCTTTACTAagctatgaaatatatttaagactTACACCATGGGGCCACGAAGATGCCTAGGAAAGAAGTTGAAAGTAATTTTGCACTGCGCACATGCCAGTAGGTTACGAAAGATAACTCTTGTCAAAAACTACTGACTAAAACGcggacaagtaaataacagaaACGGACTTTGCGGTTACATTTCTCAAGCTGTGACATCACACTCCCTGCCTGATAAATTGTACAGATATATCACTATATAAACCtcttatttaaactatttatcaaTTATCTCTGCAATAAACATCATAATTGTTCATCTCTAATAATCGCGCAAAGCCGACTGCGAGAAGCGAACTGTGTGAAGCGCAAACTGTGAAGTTCAGTCATGTTCACAGAAGCTTAACAATTTCAGTTACTGGTCTGATATAATTCACTGGTTTTCCATCAACCACAACGCGAATTTCTGTTTTACGAACTAAGCCATCGTCACTTGGGAATGTACGAATCACTACGCCCAGAGGCCATTCATTACGCGAAACAGTTTTATCTCTAAGTAGCACGACGTCGCCGCTGCAAATGTTAACTACACTGGATTTCCACTTCTGTCGCTCCTGGATCGTCTGTAGATACTCGCATCGCCACCGACTCCAAAAAATGTCAGAAAGGAACTGGACATGCTTCCATTGGGCACGGTAGGCATCTTTCACTCCTACATGTTTGAATGACTCTACAGCACTGTCAGTCTTCTGAGTGAGAAGTGTCGCAGGAGTAAGAATAAATGGTGCATCTGGGTCTGACGACACTGGTACCAGGGGACGAGCGTTGACTATCGCCATGACTTCAGCCATAAATGTCGAGAGTATTTCATGGGAAAGATTCCTGCCTTTATTGTCCATCAGAACGGAATCTAATACACGCCTTGTCACTCCAATCAAACGTTCCCACGAGCCCCCCATGTGTGACGAATGTGGGGTATTGAATCTCCATACAGTCCCAGAGTTGTACAAATGCTGATGCACTGGATCATTTTCGACACAGATGGCGTCGATTTTAAGTTCATCTGTCGAGCCCACAAAGTTGGTTCCGCGATCGGACCTGAACTCCTTTACCTTGCCTCTAATTGCGGAAAATCTTCTCAAAGCATTGATAAAGCAAGAACTACTCATTTCTTCGATGAGCTCCAAATGTATTGCTCTAGTTGTCTGACATATGAACAACACTGCCCACCGTTTGGATGTTGCAGCACCGCCTCTGGTTTGACGAGTAACTATATGCCATGGACCGAAGACATCGATGCCCACAAAACTGAAAGGAGGCGATGGGGTAACTCTATCTGCGGGTAAGTCTGACATCATCTGGTGTGACAACTGTCCGCGTAACCTTCTGCATTTTACACACTTGTGAATGGTGAAATTGATTAGTCTTTTGCCACCAATGATCCAATATCCCGCAGCCCTCACCGCACCTTCCGTAAAGTGTCGGCCTTGATGAAATACCGTTTGATGATAATGTCGCACAAGCAATGTTGCTAGGTGGCAATGTCCCGGTATAAGAACTGGTTTCTTCTCATGCTGAGGAAGGTCTGCATTCTTCAGTCTTCCACCGACTCTCAAGATGCCATCTTCGTCTAAGTAAGGAGACAATGTCGAGATGCTGCTATCCCGTGGTAGTGGTTTCCCGTCTCTCAAACACAGTATCTCTTTACTGTATGCTTCATGTTGAAACTGCTTTATGATAAAATTCTTGGCTTCATTGTgagattttactgttttatacCATTTACAAAGGTGCCAACCTTGGCAGGAACTTTCTGCAGTTTTAGATTTTAAGGCTTTTCCAACATGCATAAGGAGAGAAATGGCATTTACTAGCTTTTGCCAATCTGAGAACTTCTCAAAACGTTTGGTTCCAATCATTGTACTTCCTTCAATGACAGTTTTGCACACTTGAGCTTGGGGTCTCACTTCATTGTCGCTATCTGGATTCACTAATGAAAACTGTTCACTGGGTAGGTCATTAGTGCAGATATCTTTCACACTTTGTCCCGTGATCCAAGGACACCCTGGCAGCATGTTTGGAGTCTGAAACCTGGTTCCGTAATCAGCTGGATTCTTCTCGGTAGCAATGTAGTGCCATTGGTCCGATGTTGAAAACTGTAGAATTCGGCTGACTCTGTTCTCAACATATATGTAAAATCTTCGACTCTTGTTCTGCAAATAACCGAGCACAACCTTGCTGTCAGTATGGTACTTTATTTCCTGATTAGGCAACGCCAATTCTTCTGAGACTATTTCAGCTACTGTGACTCCCAGTACTGCTGCGCAAAGCTCTAGGCGTGGAATTGTGTGACCGTGCTTTGGGGCAACCTTAGATTTGCCGAGGACGAACCCGATATGTTTCTTGCCAGCTTCATCTGTCGTTTTCAAGAATGCGACTGCAGCTATGGCCTTTTCCGATGCATCGCAAAACACATGAAGTTCTCTTTCTGCTTGCCCCGACACTTCCGGTCGGAAATATGTTCTAGGAATTGAAACAGTTGTAAGCTCACTCAGCGATTGTACCCAAGTTTCCCATTTGGTCTTCAAGTTTTCTGGTAGAGGTTCATCCCAGCCATCGACTTCATCAGTTACTTTGCGAAGCAACAGCCTTCCTCCAAGCGTCACTGGTGCCAAGAATCCGAGAGGATCGTAGAGACTGTTGACTGTCGACAATACACCTCTCTTCGTCAGGGGTTTCTTCTGATCAGCGACTTGGAAAACAAAACAGTCATTTTCCAAGTCCCAACTAAGTCCAAGACTTCTCTGTGTAGGCAAGTTGTCTTCTGACAGGTCTaaagtttttaagtttttctccAGATCTTCTTCTGGAAAAGCATTCAGTACCCTCTTGTCGTTGGATGCTATCTTGTGGAGTCTAACTTTACCTCCTGTGGATAGAGCTTCCTGTGTTCTTTTCATTAAGCTGACTGCTTCTTCAGTAGACGGCAAGGAGGCTAAACCATCATCCACATAGAAATTGTTGTCTATGAAATCTTTGACATCTCTGCCATGAGATTGCTCTGTCATCTGGGCAATTTTTCTGAGGCCGTATGTAGCAGCAGCAGGAGATGGAGAATTGCCAAATACGTGGACACACATTCTGTACTCTATCAGCTCTTTGTCAATGTCATTATCTTTGTACCACAGAAATCTGAGGAAGTTTCTGTTGCTCTCATGCACATGGAATTGGTAAAACATTTGTTGGATGTCTCCTGTGATCGCTACTGCCTTCTCTCTGAACCGCATCAGAACACCAATTAGACTGTTTGCGAGGTCTGGACCGCTAAGAAGTACATTGTTTAACGACAAGCCTTCGAACTTTGCTGATGAATCGAACACGGCTCGGATCTGATCCTTTTTCTTTGGGTGATATACCCCAAATACCGGTAAGTACCATCTTTCTTCACTTTCTTCCAGTGGTCGAGCTACCTCTGCATGGCCATTCTGAAACAATTGATCCATGAACTCTTGAAAGTGTTGTCTCTTTTTAGGATCTCTCTTCAAGTTGCTGTCTAAAGCTAAAGCCCTCTTCAGCGCTTGTGGCTTGTTGTTTGGCAGTCTCGGGCGTGGCTCTCTGAATGGCAACGGGGCAGACCAATGACCATCTTCATTCTTCTTGAATTCGGAATCCATGATCTTCAGGAATTCTTTATCGTCTGTGGACAGGCCTGGCTTGTTGTCGTACTTCGTTGTTGCAAACACATTAGCGTCAACATCTATTGGGATTCTGTCATGATCTTTGACTTCGAACTTGTAATTACACTGGGGAAATATGGTCGGACGACCATCTTCGAGTACACGCGTTTTCATTACGTTCACTATGTCTGGTTTATGCGATTTTCCCACGCACACATCGCCAACGATGACCCATCCTAAGCTTAGCTTCTGGGCGAAGGGGGAACTTCTCGGACCTATTCTTTGGTCATGGATGTGATGTGCCTCTGGCAAATCGCGGCCGATCAGAAGAAGTATGTCTGCTTCTGGATCTAGATCTGGAATGGCTACATCTTTCAGATGGCGGTGATACCTTGAGATCTCAGGCGAAGGGATCTCAGAACGGGTATTCGGAATCTCGTCGCACTCTAATATGTCAGGCAATGGAAACACCACACTGTCGTCTATGGCTGAAACAGTCAATCCCTTCACATATCTTCCTTCTGTTTGGTATGTTCCAGCACAGGATACTAAGGTATATGGCTCAGCTTGTTCTGAAGAGACTTCCATAGCATCAAAAAAGGTAGGTCTGGCAAGTGTTCTATTACTTTGATCGTCCAAAATCGCATACATTTTTCTTGCTTTTTCCTTTTCTGACCCGGGATAAACCTTTACTGGTACAATTTTTGCACATGATCTTCCTCCGAACTCTTTGCCACAAATATTTGTGCAAAATGAGGCCACCGCCTTTTCCTGGAACCTGTTTTTACTATCAGTCTGTTCATTATGCGCCTCCCTGCCATGAGCTTTGTAGGGTGCCTGGTTTCTTTCGGCCTGGCGTTCATCCTGCGCCTCCCTGCCATGAGCTTTGTAGGGTGACTGGTTTCTTTCTGCCTGGCGTTCATCAGGATGAAGAGCAGCTGGATGGCGTTCACTGCCACAAATTTCACATTTAACTGAAGCTGTGCAGTTCTTAAAAATATGAGTGTCAGTCTCACAGCATTtataacacattctattttcACGTAGGAATTTCTTTCTGTCTGCCATAGTCTTGTTTTTGAAAGTTCTACACTGGTTTAGCGAATGTCTCATGTTGTGTATTGGGCAGTTCACTGGAGATACAAATTTCTGCGTAGACTCGGATTCTTTAACATCGGTCTTCCTAACATTCACAGCGACTTGCCTGGAAACACTTGCCACAGCACTGCTAGCCTTGAAACCTTTTTTGTCTCCGGTGTCTCTTGTATCTGTAGAAATTGCGAGCCCTGGGTCATTCAACATAGAACTCATTTCTCGGACAAACTCACAGAATACGGAAAAAGGAGGAAATGTCACATCATGCCCCTTTTTATATCTCGTAGCTTGCGACATCCACTTGCTTTGGAGGTGGTACGGCAGCTTCGTCACAATAGGCAACACGCCAGATGAGGAGTTGAAGTAGCTGAGAAGCACACTATACCTTGGGTCATCCATGCACGACTCTATTTCTGAAAGAATGTCGGACAATTCAAATAATCTCTTATTGTCTCTGTTGCCTAACCTCGGAAACTTCTCTAATTTCTTCTTCAAAGCAAACTCCACCATCTCTGGTGAACCATATCTTTCATGCAACCTATACCAATGTCTTTCTATGCCTTTAGCGGGGTCATTAGTGTTTGCTGCGCGAAGACTCACGGCACTTTTTCTCGACTCTGGTCCTAGCCATTTCAGAAGAAGATCGAATTCTTCTGAGGGATTGAGACATAGTTCATCAACCACAGAACGGAAAGTAGATCTCCACACTGAAAAGTTTTCGGGACAATCATCAAACTTGCTTAGTCTTTGAACCATTAGATCTTTTTTCATCAGATATCTCGCCAAATCTTGCCCTGCAGGTACAAATGGAGGCGAATTAGGATTGAAAactgtatgattgttttttatcacTTCATGTTTCACTGGTATCTTATCTGTGTCGATCGCATCGATCGCATTCGGCTTTAGATGATGGGTTTCGGCGCGTGAAAGTTCTTGAACATATTTCTCTGTCTGGTCAGTTTTGTCCATAACCGGAAACTTCACAAAAGTTGCATTATGTTCACTAgggccatttttttcaatttcagttcTATAAGTATCATACTCTACTTTGGACACAAAGGCGTCTTTCTCTTGATCTAACAGTTCTATATCTGCTTCAAGTTCTGTTTTCCTTCTTTCAGCAGCTGCCCTGGTTCTAATTTGTTCTTCCTCTAACACTGCTTTCTGTTTAATAATTTCTATTTGTCTTTTCTTAAATGCTAATGTTGCCTTTGCAGCTTCTGATTTTGCTTTTTGCTTAGCTAGTCTTGAACTCACATTAGATTTAACACTAGAAGTATGGCTATCTGAAGACCGTGCGGATTCTATCTCCCAACGTTGTTGTTGGATGGAGAATTTTATTTCTTCCATAACTTGTTCAACATTGTCTACCAAGTGTCCGCGAATCTTTATCTCAGCTTCTTTCTCCCTCAAACTGTCCTCTGtatttgtgcttattaaaaACTGAATGTACTTATTTGATTCGGTCTCATATGCTGATCTGAATTCTGATAGCTGATATCTATATTGAAGTATTACAGTTCTCTCCGCGTCAGGTTTTTCAGCCAGTAATCTAATTATTTCtttgatgttttctttgatttgtgatagtttgtttacatatttatttttatttgtttcaaacaattcttCTCCTTTTTCAGTCAATTTTCTTAATCTTCTTTCAGATGTTTCTACTTCCTCTAGACCTTGTTCCTGGGTTAGACTGCCTTGGTCCTCTCCCTTGTCCTGCTCTAGACCTTGTTCCTGGGTTAGACTGCCTTGGTCCTCTCCCTTGTCCTGCTCGCTTCTGAACGACATCGCTGCTGTGGTTAGGTCGTGGTCTTTTTACTGTTCTGTCACCGAGTTTTGACTGCATTAATGTCAACGATGGTTCCACAGATAGTCTTTATTCATATAGTAAAAAGCTGAAAATACAAACACTGGAATTACCACTCAGGTaaaagaaaatggaaatgtgcTGCCGTTAGCCCCCACTGTGTTAGAATAAGTAATAACCGTCTAAATGTTATAAGTGAACAGATGAGATCCCATATTCTAGTATTAAATGAACACTAAACTGAGATCTATCCTGTTTACAACATAAATCCACAGCACACTGCAAAAGCATCATCTACTACTTTCTATTCAATATTAAATCCatttactgttaattgtaaatGAACATCATACTAAACAATAATCTAACACATTAAGGGCTAAGAACAACAGATCAAATAATCTTTACTCAAATTACAAGTAAATCCCATTACAAGAtctgtttaaatacaaataataaagcTAGATGGTTAATAACGATGCAAGGGAGGCAACTTCTGCAAGACCAAATCCCACGGACAGGGTTAAGCAAGTACTATCTCCCTTGAATATCAAGCTTCTCAAGAAATACACCGAATTAAAAGATTTACTAAACATCTCACGAGAGACACAGTTTAAATAGTgtttcaacttttaaacatcAACATGTTGACCATTACTGAACAACAACCGGTAATATTTGACTAcaagtaaatttacatgaaGAATTCTGCACAACAACAAGCATGGCCTCAAAGCTTGAGATTCAAGTTTACATTTTGAAGTAGATATAATGCATCATCATTGCACATTTATGTCTAGAAACAAAGATTAAACAGTATTCTTTACTAagctatgaaatatatttaagactTACACCATGGGGCCACGAAGATGCCTAGGAAAGAAGTTGAAAGTAATTTTGCACTGCGCACATGCCAGTAGGTTACGAAAGATAACTCTTGTCAAAAACTACTGACTAAAACGcggacaagtaaataacagaaACGGACTTTGCGGTTACATTTCTCAAGCTGTGACATCACAATCTCAAACATATATAACAGTTCATTCTTTATATAGCGTATGTCCAATATGGAAAGgttacagtttatttttttatttatgtttttactatttCATCGCAATGTTTTTGCTTGCTTTTTACTTCCTTCTCTTTTGTCTCGTTAACAATGCCTCACTATGCCTCACAAAAGTAAATATGCATAACTGAGATCTGACCATTTTACAACATTCTTATCTTACATGTTCGCAAAAACAGCTCATTCCAAGatgcatatgaataaaaatTTGTTAAAACTACCAATTTGTGATTGTGCAGTTTTAAGGTAGGATTGAAAAACCCTATTTTCTAGAGATGCGTGTAAAGTTAGCCGGACAGCAGAGAGAGGTTTCCGACTGGAACATTTTCACCGGCTGCAGAATAAAGTTTTCCGGTCGGAAAATGCATGCTCCGACCAGAGAATATATTTTAAGtccgaattttttttaaaaccatttctTCAATATAGGTTGCATACCCCTACCACCCTATATAGGTCACCATAGTCACATGGTCACGCGTAAATTCTTTTAAACAACTTGCATTGCAAAGTTGGCCAAAATCCCACAATAATCGACAAAAAAGTTTTCCGGCTTGGTCTGGTTCTCAAATCGCCTGGATATAGCATAATCACCTCTATTTATTTGTGGGCAAACTGAAACTCAGCCTCAGTACGTTAACCCGTGGCCTTTATATCAACAAATCGTATTCTTTATTGTATGACCTGTCCAGTGCGAAAATAAGCAACACTATGCTGCATGACATCGCACATATATATTTCGAAGCAAACATACTTCTCTGAATTCGAGGTCAGAATTTTGGTGCTTCAACTTAAAGCTGGAAGCCTAGTTTTGAAGACACATACGGATGTACATGTGTTTACAGGCTGCTTGACATGTGCTACATCAGTTTTTTCTTGAAAGAAGACACCCTTTAAGTTTTCATAACTTTGACTAGAACTTTATTTCACCATATAAACACGTTTAAATCTCGTATTAACTACTTTTTTTTCCCCAACGAATTCTTATCCCTTACCCTTTTAGCTATATTATCGATTTCGTTTAATTCCAGAACAAGTTACTCAAACATGGATAGGAACTTATATACGCGTTTAAAATGCTTGTCTTCCGATCCATTCAGAACCACTCTATGTAATAGTTTGATGacataaagtatttatttatgaatacaaATGGGCGGAGTGATCGAATCGAGCGAGTTTTATAATCATAAAGAAATAACTTCAGGCCGTCTTACTAACTTTaaatgtaacctcattggctgatgcATTGACAACGCAAAATATACGCAGGGTGTGTGTATTGAAAGAGtgacagtaggcggacctttaaacatgCGCGAAAGgtgattttttatgattaatataaaaattaatgaatGCTTATctacaatttcaaaaatgtcaTCAAGGTATATGTACTTTGCACGTATGATATCATGACAGACGTGATTTATATGATAATCGGCGAGGATACAAGTATATGGTTAAAGGGGAAGTTCCCAGCAAACGAATATTGAGCTTAACTGCAACATTCACATGTACACGTAGCTACACGTGCAAGTACATGTCATGCGTCGTAATG contains:
- the LOC128243724 gene encoding uncharacterized protein LOC128243724 isoform X1: MSFRSEQDKGEDQGSLTQEQGLEQDKGEDQGSLTQEQGLEEVETSERRLRKLTEKGEELFETNKNKYVNKLSQIKENIKEIIRLLAEKPDAERTVILQYRYQLSEFRSAYETESNKYIQFLISTNTEDSLREKEAEIKIRGHLVDNVEQVMEEIKFSIQQQRWEIESARSSDSHTSSVKSNVSSRLAKQKAKSEAAKATLAFKKRQIEIIKQKAVLEEEQIRTRAAAERRKTELEADIELLDQEKDAFVSKVEYDTYRTEIEKNGPSEHNATFVKFPVMDKTDQTEKYVQELSRAETHHLKPNAIDAIDTDKIPVKHEVIKNNHTVFNPNSPPFVPAGQDLARYLMKKDLMVQRLSKFDDCPENFSVWRSTFRSVVDELCLNPSEEFDLLLKWLGPESRKSAVSLRAANTNDPAKGIERHWYRLHERYGSPEMVEFALKKKLEKFPRLGNRDNKRLFELSDILSEIESCMDDPRYSVLLSYFNSSSGVLPIVTKLPYHLQSKWMSQATRYKKGHDVTFPPFSVFCEFVREMSSMLNDPGLAISTDTRDTGDKKGFKASSAVASVSRQVAVNVRKTDVKESESTQKFVSPVNCPIHNMRHSLNQCRTFKNKTMADRKKFLRENRMCYKCCETDTHIFKNCTASVKCEICGSERHPAALHPDERQAERNQSPYKAHGREAQDERQAERNQAPYKAHGREAHNEQTDSKNRFQEKAVASFCTNICGKEFGGRSCAKIVPVKVYPGSEKEKARKMYAILDDQSNRTLARPTFFDAMEVSSEQAEPYTLVSCAGTYQTEGRYVKGLTVSAIDDSVVFPLPDILECDEIPNTRSEIPSPEISRYHRHLKDVAIPDLDPEADILLLIGRDLPEAHHIHDQRIGPRSSPFAQKLSLGWVIVGDVCVGKSHKPDIVNVMKTRVLEDGRPTIFPQCNYKFEVKDHDRIPIDVDANVFATTKYDNKPGLSTDDKEFLKIMDSEFKKNEDGHWSAPLPFREPRPRLPNNKPQALKRALALDSNLKRDPKKRQHFQEFMDQLFQNGHAEVARPLEESEERWYLPVFGVYHPKKKDQIRAVFDSSAKFEGLSLNNVLLSGPDLANSLIGVLMRFREKAVAITGDIQQMFYQFHVHESNRNFLRFLWYKDNDIDKELIEYRMCVHVFGNSPSPAAATYGLRKIAQMTEQSHGRDVKDFIDNNFYVDDGLASLPSTEEAVSLMKRTQEALSTGGKVRLHKIASNDKRVLNAFPEEDLEKNLKTLDLSEDNLPTQRSLGLSWDLENDCFVFQVADQKKPLTKRGVLSTVNSLYDPLGFLAPVTLGGRLLLRKVTDEVDGWDEPLPENLKTKWETWVQSLSELTTVSIPRTYFRPEVSGQAERELHVFCDASEKAIAAVAFLKTTDEAGKKHIGFVLGKSKVAPKHGHTIPRLELCAAVLGVTVAEIVSEELALPNQEIKYHTDSKVVLGYLQNKSRRFYIYVENRVSRILQFSTSDQWHYIATEKNPADYGTRFQTPNMLPGCPWITGQSVKDICTNDLPSEQFSLVNPDSDNEVRPQAQVCKTVIEGSTMIGTKRFEKFSDWQKLVNAISLLMHVGKALKSKTAESSCQGWHLCKWYKTVKSHNEAKNFIIKQFQHEAYSKEILCLRDGKPLPRDSSISTLSPYLDEDGILRVGGRLKNADLPQHEKKPVLIPGHCHLATLLVRHYHQTVFHQGRHFTEGAVRAAGYWIIGGKRLINFTIHKCVKCRRLRGQLSHQMMSDLPADRVTPSPPFSFVGIDVFGPWHIVTRQTRGGAATSKRWAVLFICQTTRAIHLELIEEMSSSCFINALRRFSAIRGKVKEFRSDRGTNFVGSTDELKIDAICVENDPVHQHLYNSGTVWRFNTPHSSHMGGSWERLIGVTRRVLDSVLMDNKGRNLSHEILSTFMAEVMAIVNARPLVPVSSDPDAPFILTPATLLTQKTDSAVESFKHVGVKDAYRAQWKHVQFLSDIFWSRWRCEYLQTIQERQKWKSSVVNICSGDVVLLRDKTVSRNEWPLGVVIRTFPSDDGLVRKTEIRVVVDGKPVNYIRPVTEIVKLL